Proteins encoded together in one Pseudomonas sp. G.S.17 window:
- a CDS encoding plasmid replication protein RepB produces the protein MAVDIAAMRKLFKDGVLKEAIVAPEALLPNGEASWVLTVVRTDGSREWREYMTLARSDERKIYKSLDSVHADARKVGFMEVRTLVA, from the coding sequence ATGGCCGTGGATATCGCTGCAATGCGCAAGCTGTTCAAGGACGGTGTCTTGAAAGAGGCCATCGTCGCACCCGAGGCTCTGTTGCCAAATGGCGAAGCGTCGTGGGTGCTTACGGTTGTCCGTACTGATGGATCGCGGGAGTGGCGGGAATACATGACCTTGGCGCGCTCAGATGAACGCAAAATCTACAAGAGTCTTGATTCTGTTCATGCCGATGCAAGAAAGGTGGGTTTTATGGAAGTGAGAACGCTGGTGGCATAA